Proteins encoded by one window of Carassius auratus strain Wakin chromosome 8, ASM336829v1, whole genome shotgun sequence:
- the kif2a gene encoding kinesin-like protein KIF2A isoform X1, translating to MSVNFGKIVVGIYVEIKRSDGRVHQAMVTSLNEDNESVTVEWIENGDTKGKEIDLECIFSLNPDVGPEEEISLSPVTPPPPTPNSVKVNKIPKNRRTIAPGRSEIPSRDNRVGSTRGRLAQQQQPESAPPPPVQQPSQPTQSQTQSQIALQQQNARRKSNCVKEVEKLQEKRERRRLQQQELREKRAQETDTTIPNYEILQMIRDFRASLDYRPLTTTDLIEEHRICVCVRKRPLNKKELTVKDLDVITIPSKDVVMVHEPKQKVDLTRYLENQTFRFDYAFDESTTNEMVYRFTARPLVETIFDRGMATCFAYGQTGSGKTHTMGGDFSGKNQDCSKGIYALAARDVFLMLKKPNYKKLDLQVYATFFEIYSGKVFDLLNHKAKLRVLEDGKQQVQVVGLQEREVRCTEDVLKLIEMGNSCRTSGQTSANAHSSRSHAVFQIILRKKGKMHGKFSLIDLAGNERGADTSSADRQTRLEGAEINKSLLALKECIRALGRNKPHTPFRASKLTQVLRDSFIGENSRTCMIATISPGMASCENTLNTLRYANRVKEFGISPSDIPFSQGGGSRSEPSPTYEVKELTVDPNAVTEGGRPNVNAINQLNIMDEEWDLGNSPQRDDLKLLCEQNEEEVSPQLFTFHEAVSQLVEMEEQVLEDHRAVFQESIRWLEDEKVLLEMTEEVDYDVDSYSSQLEQILDQKIDILIELRDKVRSFRSTLQEEEQASKQINPKRPRAL from the exons ATGTCGGTGAACTTCGGCAAGATCGTCGTGGGGATTTATGTGGAGATAAAGCGCAGCGATG GGCGAGTACACCAGGCCATGGTGACATCTTTAAACGAAGATAATGAAAGTGTTACTGTGGAATGGATAGAAAATGGAGACACTAAAGGAAAAGAG ATTGATTTGGAGTGCATATTCTCACTAAATCCAGATGTTGGTCCAGAGGAGGAGATTTCCTTGAGCCCTGTTACACCACCGCCTCCTACACCCAACTCTGTCAAGGTCAACAAAATCCCTAAG AATCGTAGAACTATTGCACCGGGAAGGAGTGAAATCCCATCCAGAGACAACAGAg TTGGCTCGACTCGGGGACGGCTGGCCCAGCAGCAACAGCCAGAATCAGCACCCCCTCCACCAGTACAACAGCCCTCTCAGCCCACACAGAGCCAGACCCAAAGTCAGATAGCTCTGCAACAACAAAACG CAAGGAGGAAGTCGAACTGTGTGAAGGAAGTGGAAAAATTGCAGGAGAAGAGGGAGAGACGCAGGCTACAGCAACAGGAACTGAGAGAAAAGCGAGCACAG gaaACTGATACAACGATTCCAAACTATGAAATACTGCAGATGATCCGAGACTTCAGAGCAAGTTTGGACTACCGGCCGCTAACCACGACAGATTTG ATCGAGGAGCACAGAATATGCGTTTGTGTTAGGAAACGTCCCCtcaataaaaaag AGTTGACTGTAAAGGACCTAGATGTGATCACTATTCCAAGTAAAGATGTTGTCATGGTCCATGAACCAAAACAGAAGGTGGACCTGACTCGATACCTAGAGAACCAAACATTCCGCTTCGATTATGCCTTTGATGAGAGCACAACAAATGAAATGGTTTACAG GTTTACTGCAAGACCCCTTGTGGAAACCATCTTTGATAGAGGAATGGCCACATGCTTTGCTTATGGCCAAACAGGAAGTGGAAAAACTCAT ACCATGGGTGGAGATTTTTCAGGAAAGAACCAGGATTGTTCAAAAGGAATCTATGCATTAGCTG CTCGAGATGTTTTTCTCATGCTGAAGAAACCAAACTATAAGAAGCTGGATCTTCAGGTTTACGCAACATTCTTTGAAATTTACAGTGGAAAG gtATTTGATCTGTTGAATCATAAGGCTAAGCTACGTGTGCTAGAAGATGGAAAGCAGCAGGTCCAGGTGGTTGGGCTTCAGGAGCGTGAGGTCAGATGCACCGAGGATGTGCTCAAACTCATTGAAATGGGGAACAGCTGCAG GACCTCAGGTCAGACCTCAGCCAATGCCCACTCGTCCCGTAGCCATGCCGTCTTCCAAATCATTCTACGAAAGAAGGGCAAGATGCATGGCAAATTCTCACTCATTGATCTGGCGGGTAACGAACGTGGAGCGGACACGTCCAGCGCTGATCGGCAGACTCGTTTAGAGGGAGCCGAAATCAACAAGAGTCTTTTGGCTCTGAAG GAATGTATCAGGGCTCTGGGCCGTAATAAGCCTCATACCCCATTTAGAGCGAGCAAGCTCACACAGGTCCTCAGAGACTCATTCATTGGCGAGAACTCCAGGACATGTATG ATCGCCACCATTTCTCCTGGCATGGCTTCCTGTGAGAACACGCTGAACACTCTGAGATATGCCAACAG AGTAAAGGAGTTTGGGATTAGCCCCTCTGACATCCCCTTCTCTCAGGGGGGAGGAAGTCGCTCTGAACCCTCTCCTACCTATGA AGTGAAGGAGCTGACCGTGGATCCCAATGCTGTGACAGAGGGAGGCCGCCCCAATGTCAACGCCATCAACCAGCTGAACATCATGGATGAGGAATGGGATTTGGGAAACTCCCCTCAGAGAGATGACCTCAAACTGCTCTGTGAACAGAAT GAAGAGGAAGTCTCCCCTCAGCTCTTCACTTTCCACGAGGCGGTCTCTCAGCTGGTGGAGATGGAGGAGCAGGTTCTGGAAGACCACAGGGCTGTGTTTCAG GAGTCTATCAGGTGGCTTGAGGATGAGAAGGTTCTCCTGGAGATGACTGAGGAGGTGGACTACGACGTGGACTCCTACTCGTCTCAGCTGGAGCAGATTCTTGACCAGAAGATTGATATTCTTATTGAGCTCAGAG ATAAAGTGAGGTCATTCCGTTCTACTCTCCAAGAGGAGGAACAAGCCAGCAAGCAGATTAACCCCAAGCGACCCCGCGCGCTGTAG
- the kif2a gene encoding kinesin-like protein KIF2A isoform X4: MSVNFGKIVVGIYVEIKRSDGRVHQAMVTSLNEDNESVTVEWIENGDTKGKEIDLECIFSLNPDVGPEEEISLSPVTPPPPTPNSVKVNKIPKNRRTIAPGRSEIPSRDNRVGSTRGRLAQQQQPESAPPPPVQQPSQPTQSQTQSQIALQQQNARRKSNCVKEVEKLQEKRERRRLQQQELREKRAQETDTTIPNYEILQMIRDFRASLDYRPLTTTDLIEEHRICVCVRKRPLNKKELTVKDLDVITIPSKDVVMVHEPKQKVDLTRYLENQTFRFDYAFDESTTNEMVYRFTARPLVETIFDRGMATCFAYGQTGSGKTHTMGGDFSGKNQDCSKGIYALAARDVFLMLKKPNYKKLDLQVYATFFEIYSGKVFDLLNHKAKLRVLEDGKQQVQVVGLQEREVRCTEDVLKLIEMGNSCRTSGQTSANAHSSRSHAVFQIILRKKGKMHGKFSLIDLAGNERGADTSSADRQTRLEGAEINKSLLALKECIRALGRNKPHTPFRASKLTQVLRDSFIGENSRTCMIATISPGMASCENTLNTLRYANRVKELTVDPNAVTEGGRPNVNAINQLNIMDEEWDLGNSPQRDDLKLLCEQNEEEVSPQLFTFHEAVSQLVEMEEQVLEDHRAVFQESIRWLEDEKVLLEMTEEVDYDVDSYSSQLEQILDQKIDILIELRDKVRSFRSTLQEEEQASKQINPKRPRAL; this comes from the exons ATGTCGGTGAACTTCGGCAAGATCGTCGTGGGGATTTATGTGGAGATAAAGCGCAGCGATG GGCGAGTACACCAGGCCATGGTGACATCTTTAAACGAAGATAATGAAAGTGTTACTGTGGAATGGATAGAAAATGGAGACACTAAAGGAAAAGAG ATTGATTTGGAGTGCATATTCTCACTAAATCCAGATGTTGGTCCAGAGGAGGAGATTTCCTTGAGCCCTGTTACACCACCGCCTCCTACACCCAACTCTGTCAAGGTCAACAAAATCCCTAAG AATCGTAGAACTATTGCACCGGGAAGGAGTGAAATCCCATCCAGAGACAACAGAg TTGGCTCGACTCGGGGACGGCTGGCCCAGCAGCAACAGCCAGAATCAGCACCCCCTCCACCAGTACAACAGCCCTCTCAGCCCACACAGAGCCAGACCCAAAGTCAGATAGCTCTGCAACAACAAAACG CAAGGAGGAAGTCGAACTGTGTGAAGGAAGTGGAAAAATTGCAGGAGAAGAGGGAGAGACGCAGGCTACAGCAACAGGAACTGAGAGAAAAGCGAGCACAG gaaACTGATACAACGATTCCAAACTATGAAATACTGCAGATGATCCGAGACTTCAGAGCAAGTTTGGACTACCGGCCGCTAACCACGACAGATTTG ATCGAGGAGCACAGAATATGCGTTTGTGTTAGGAAACGTCCCCtcaataaaaaag AGTTGACTGTAAAGGACCTAGATGTGATCACTATTCCAAGTAAAGATGTTGTCATGGTCCATGAACCAAAACAGAAGGTGGACCTGACTCGATACCTAGAGAACCAAACATTCCGCTTCGATTATGCCTTTGATGAGAGCACAACAAATGAAATGGTTTACAG GTTTACTGCAAGACCCCTTGTGGAAACCATCTTTGATAGAGGAATGGCCACATGCTTTGCTTATGGCCAAACAGGAAGTGGAAAAACTCAT ACCATGGGTGGAGATTTTTCAGGAAAGAACCAGGATTGTTCAAAAGGAATCTATGCATTAGCTG CTCGAGATGTTTTTCTCATGCTGAAGAAACCAAACTATAAGAAGCTGGATCTTCAGGTTTACGCAACATTCTTTGAAATTTACAGTGGAAAG gtATTTGATCTGTTGAATCATAAGGCTAAGCTACGTGTGCTAGAAGATGGAAAGCAGCAGGTCCAGGTGGTTGGGCTTCAGGAGCGTGAGGTCAGATGCACCGAGGATGTGCTCAAACTCATTGAAATGGGGAACAGCTGCAG GACCTCAGGTCAGACCTCAGCCAATGCCCACTCGTCCCGTAGCCATGCCGTCTTCCAAATCATTCTACGAAAGAAGGGCAAGATGCATGGCAAATTCTCACTCATTGATCTGGCGGGTAACGAACGTGGAGCGGACACGTCCAGCGCTGATCGGCAGACTCGTTTAGAGGGAGCCGAAATCAACAAGAGTCTTTTGGCTCTGAAG GAATGTATCAGGGCTCTGGGCCGTAATAAGCCTCATACCCCATTTAGAGCGAGCAAGCTCACACAGGTCCTCAGAGACTCATTCATTGGCGAGAACTCCAGGACATGTATG ATCGCCACCATTTCTCCTGGCATGGCTTCCTGTGAGAACACGCTGAACACTCTGAGATATGCCAACAG AGTGAAGGAGCTGACCGTGGATCCCAATGCTGTGACAGAGGGAGGCCGCCCCAATGTCAACGCCATCAACCAGCTGAACATCATGGATGAGGAATGGGATTTGGGAAACTCCCCTCAGAGAGATGACCTCAAACTGCTCTGTGAACAGAAT GAAGAGGAAGTCTCCCCTCAGCTCTTCACTTTCCACGAGGCGGTCTCTCAGCTGGTGGAGATGGAGGAGCAGGTTCTGGAAGACCACAGGGCTGTGTTTCAG GAGTCTATCAGGTGGCTTGAGGATGAGAAGGTTCTCCTGGAGATGACTGAGGAGGTGGACTACGACGTGGACTCCTACTCGTCTCAGCTGGAGCAGATTCTTGACCAGAAGATTGATATTCTTATTGAGCTCAGAG ATAAAGTGAGGTCATTCCGTTCTACTCTCCAAGAGGAGGAACAAGCCAGCAAGCAGATTAACCCCAAGCGACCCCGCGCGCTGTAG
- the kif2a gene encoding kinesin-like protein KIF2A isoform X2 — translation MLLAQLLKCPQKQIAVDLPTWRVHQAMVTSLNEDNESVTVEWIENGDTKGKEIDLECIFSLNPDVGPEEEISLSPVTPPPPTPNSVKVNKIPKNRRTIAPGRSEIPSRDNRVGSTRGRLAQQQQPESAPPPPVQQPSQPTQSQTQSQIALQQQNARRKSNCVKEVEKLQEKRERRRLQQQELREKRAQETDTTIPNYEILQMIRDFRASLDYRPLTTTDLIEEHRICVCVRKRPLNKKELTVKDLDVITIPSKDVVMVHEPKQKVDLTRYLENQTFRFDYAFDESTTNEMVYRFTARPLVETIFDRGMATCFAYGQTGSGKTHTMGGDFSGKNQDCSKGIYALAARDVFLMLKKPNYKKLDLQVYATFFEIYSGKVFDLLNHKAKLRVLEDGKQQVQVVGLQEREVRCTEDVLKLIEMGNSCRTSGQTSANAHSSRSHAVFQIILRKKGKMHGKFSLIDLAGNERGADTSSADRQTRLEGAEINKSLLALKECIRALGRNKPHTPFRASKLTQVLRDSFIGENSRTCMIATISPGMASCENTLNTLRYANRVKEFGISPSDIPFSQGGGSRSEPSPTYEVKELTVDPNAVTEGGRPNVNAINQLNIMDEEWDLGNSPQRDDLKLLCEQNEEEVSPQLFTFHEAVSQLVEMEEQVLEDHRAVFQESIRWLEDEKVLLEMTEEVDYDVDSYSSQLEQILDQKIDILIELRDKVRSFRSTLQEEEQASKQINPKRPRAL, via the exons ATG CTATTAGCGCAACTTCTGAAGTGTCCTCAGAAGCAGATTGCTGTTGACTTGCCAACTT GGCGAGTACACCAGGCCATGGTGACATCTTTAAACGAAGATAATGAAAGTGTTACTGTGGAATGGATAGAAAATGGAGACACTAAAGGAAAAGAG ATTGATTTGGAGTGCATATTCTCACTAAATCCAGATGTTGGTCCAGAGGAGGAGATTTCCTTGAGCCCTGTTACACCACCGCCTCCTACACCCAACTCTGTCAAGGTCAACAAAATCCCTAAG AATCGTAGAACTATTGCACCGGGAAGGAGTGAAATCCCATCCAGAGACAACAGAg TTGGCTCGACTCGGGGACGGCTGGCCCAGCAGCAACAGCCAGAATCAGCACCCCCTCCACCAGTACAACAGCCCTCTCAGCCCACACAGAGCCAGACCCAAAGTCAGATAGCTCTGCAACAACAAAACG CAAGGAGGAAGTCGAACTGTGTGAAGGAAGTGGAAAAATTGCAGGAGAAGAGGGAGAGACGCAGGCTACAGCAACAGGAACTGAGAGAAAAGCGAGCACAG gaaACTGATACAACGATTCCAAACTATGAAATACTGCAGATGATCCGAGACTTCAGAGCAAGTTTGGACTACCGGCCGCTAACCACGACAGATTTG ATCGAGGAGCACAGAATATGCGTTTGTGTTAGGAAACGTCCCCtcaataaaaaag AGTTGACTGTAAAGGACCTAGATGTGATCACTATTCCAAGTAAAGATGTTGTCATGGTCCATGAACCAAAACAGAAGGTGGACCTGACTCGATACCTAGAGAACCAAACATTCCGCTTCGATTATGCCTTTGATGAGAGCACAACAAATGAAATGGTTTACAG GTTTACTGCAAGACCCCTTGTGGAAACCATCTTTGATAGAGGAATGGCCACATGCTTTGCTTATGGCCAAACAGGAAGTGGAAAAACTCAT ACCATGGGTGGAGATTTTTCAGGAAAGAACCAGGATTGTTCAAAAGGAATCTATGCATTAGCTG CTCGAGATGTTTTTCTCATGCTGAAGAAACCAAACTATAAGAAGCTGGATCTTCAGGTTTACGCAACATTCTTTGAAATTTACAGTGGAAAG gtATTTGATCTGTTGAATCATAAGGCTAAGCTACGTGTGCTAGAAGATGGAAAGCAGCAGGTCCAGGTGGTTGGGCTTCAGGAGCGTGAGGTCAGATGCACCGAGGATGTGCTCAAACTCATTGAAATGGGGAACAGCTGCAG GACCTCAGGTCAGACCTCAGCCAATGCCCACTCGTCCCGTAGCCATGCCGTCTTCCAAATCATTCTACGAAAGAAGGGCAAGATGCATGGCAAATTCTCACTCATTGATCTGGCGGGTAACGAACGTGGAGCGGACACGTCCAGCGCTGATCGGCAGACTCGTTTAGAGGGAGCCGAAATCAACAAGAGTCTTTTGGCTCTGAAG GAATGTATCAGGGCTCTGGGCCGTAATAAGCCTCATACCCCATTTAGAGCGAGCAAGCTCACACAGGTCCTCAGAGACTCATTCATTGGCGAGAACTCCAGGACATGTATG ATCGCCACCATTTCTCCTGGCATGGCTTCCTGTGAGAACACGCTGAACACTCTGAGATATGCCAACAG AGTAAAGGAGTTTGGGATTAGCCCCTCTGACATCCCCTTCTCTCAGGGGGGAGGAAGTCGCTCTGAACCCTCTCCTACCTATGA AGTGAAGGAGCTGACCGTGGATCCCAATGCTGTGACAGAGGGAGGCCGCCCCAATGTCAACGCCATCAACCAGCTGAACATCATGGATGAGGAATGGGATTTGGGAAACTCCCCTCAGAGAGATGACCTCAAACTGCTCTGTGAACAGAAT GAAGAGGAAGTCTCCCCTCAGCTCTTCACTTTCCACGAGGCGGTCTCTCAGCTGGTGGAGATGGAGGAGCAGGTTCTGGAAGACCACAGGGCTGTGTTTCAG GAGTCTATCAGGTGGCTTGAGGATGAGAAGGTTCTCCTGGAGATGACTGAGGAGGTGGACTACGACGTGGACTCCTACTCGTCTCAGCTGGAGCAGATTCTTGACCAGAAGATTGATATTCTTATTGAGCTCAGAG ATAAAGTGAGGTCATTCCGTTCTACTCTCCAAGAGGAGGAACAAGCCAGCAAGCAGATTAACCCCAAGCGACCCCGCGCGCTGTAG
- the kif2a gene encoding kinesin-like protein KIF2A isoform X3 translates to MVTSLNEDNESVTVEWIENGDTKGKEIDLECIFSLNPDVGPEEEISLSPVTPPPPTPNSVKVNKIPKNRRTIAPGRSEIPSRDNRVGSTRGRLAQQQQPESAPPPPVQQPSQPTQSQTQSQIALQQQNARRKSNCVKEVEKLQEKRERRRLQQQELREKRAQETDTTIPNYEILQMIRDFRASLDYRPLTTTDLIEEHRICVCVRKRPLNKKELTVKDLDVITIPSKDVVMVHEPKQKVDLTRYLENQTFRFDYAFDESTTNEMVYRFTARPLVETIFDRGMATCFAYGQTGSGKTHTMGGDFSGKNQDCSKGIYALAARDVFLMLKKPNYKKLDLQVYATFFEIYSGKVFDLLNHKAKLRVLEDGKQQVQVVGLQEREVRCTEDVLKLIEMGNSCRTSGQTSANAHSSRSHAVFQIILRKKGKMHGKFSLIDLAGNERGADTSSADRQTRLEGAEINKSLLALKECIRALGRNKPHTPFRASKLTQVLRDSFIGENSRTCMIATISPGMASCENTLNTLRYANRVKEFGISPSDIPFSQGGGSRSEPSPTYEVKELTVDPNAVTEGGRPNVNAINQLNIMDEEWDLGNSPQRDDLKLLCEQNEEEVSPQLFTFHEAVSQLVEMEEQVLEDHRAVFQESIRWLEDEKVLLEMTEEVDYDVDSYSSQLEQILDQKIDILIELRDKVRSFRSTLQEEEQASKQINPKRPRAL, encoded by the exons ATGGTGACATCTTTAAACGAAGATAATGAAAGTGTTACTGTGGAATGGATAGAAAATGGAGACACTAAAGGAAAAGAG ATTGATTTGGAGTGCATATTCTCACTAAATCCAGATGTTGGTCCAGAGGAGGAGATTTCCTTGAGCCCTGTTACACCACCGCCTCCTACACCCAACTCTGTCAAGGTCAACAAAATCCCTAAG AATCGTAGAACTATTGCACCGGGAAGGAGTGAAATCCCATCCAGAGACAACAGAg TTGGCTCGACTCGGGGACGGCTGGCCCAGCAGCAACAGCCAGAATCAGCACCCCCTCCACCAGTACAACAGCCCTCTCAGCCCACACAGAGCCAGACCCAAAGTCAGATAGCTCTGCAACAACAAAACG CAAGGAGGAAGTCGAACTGTGTGAAGGAAGTGGAAAAATTGCAGGAGAAGAGGGAGAGACGCAGGCTACAGCAACAGGAACTGAGAGAAAAGCGAGCACAG gaaACTGATACAACGATTCCAAACTATGAAATACTGCAGATGATCCGAGACTTCAGAGCAAGTTTGGACTACCGGCCGCTAACCACGACAGATTTG ATCGAGGAGCACAGAATATGCGTTTGTGTTAGGAAACGTCCCCtcaataaaaaag AGTTGACTGTAAAGGACCTAGATGTGATCACTATTCCAAGTAAAGATGTTGTCATGGTCCATGAACCAAAACAGAAGGTGGACCTGACTCGATACCTAGAGAACCAAACATTCCGCTTCGATTATGCCTTTGATGAGAGCACAACAAATGAAATGGTTTACAG GTTTACTGCAAGACCCCTTGTGGAAACCATCTTTGATAGAGGAATGGCCACATGCTTTGCTTATGGCCAAACAGGAAGTGGAAAAACTCAT ACCATGGGTGGAGATTTTTCAGGAAAGAACCAGGATTGTTCAAAAGGAATCTATGCATTAGCTG CTCGAGATGTTTTTCTCATGCTGAAGAAACCAAACTATAAGAAGCTGGATCTTCAGGTTTACGCAACATTCTTTGAAATTTACAGTGGAAAG gtATTTGATCTGTTGAATCATAAGGCTAAGCTACGTGTGCTAGAAGATGGAAAGCAGCAGGTCCAGGTGGTTGGGCTTCAGGAGCGTGAGGTCAGATGCACCGAGGATGTGCTCAAACTCATTGAAATGGGGAACAGCTGCAG GACCTCAGGTCAGACCTCAGCCAATGCCCACTCGTCCCGTAGCCATGCCGTCTTCCAAATCATTCTACGAAAGAAGGGCAAGATGCATGGCAAATTCTCACTCATTGATCTGGCGGGTAACGAACGTGGAGCGGACACGTCCAGCGCTGATCGGCAGACTCGTTTAGAGGGAGCCGAAATCAACAAGAGTCTTTTGGCTCTGAAG GAATGTATCAGGGCTCTGGGCCGTAATAAGCCTCATACCCCATTTAGAGCGAGCAAGCTCACACAGGTCCTCAGAGACTCATTCATTGGCGAGAACTCCAGGACATGTATG ATCGCCACCATTTCTCCTGGCATGGCTTCCTGTGAGAACACGCTGAACACTCTGAGATATGCCAACAG AGTAAAGGAGTTTGGGATTAGCCCCTCTGACATCCCCTTCTCTCAGGGGGGAGGAAGTCGCTCTGAACCCTCTCCTACCTATGA AGTGAAGGAGCTGACCGTGGATCCCAATGCTGTGACAGAGGGAGGCCGCCCCAATGTCAACGCCATCAACCAGCTGAACATCATGGATGAGGAATGGGATTTGGGAAACTCCCCTCAGAGAGATGACCTCAAACTGCTCTGTGAACAGAAT GAAGAGGAAGTCTCCCCTCAGCTCTTCACTTTCCACGAGGCGGTCTCTCAGCTGGTGGAGATGGAGGAGCAGGTTCTGGAAGACCACAGGGCTGTGTTTCAG GAGTCTATCAGGTGGCTTGAGGATGAGAAGGTTCTCCTGGAGATGACTGAGGAGGTGGACTACGACGTGGACTCCTACTCGTCTCAGCTGGAGCAGATTCTTGACCAGAAGATTGATATTCTTATTGAGCTCAGAG ATAAAGTGAGGTCATTCCGTTCTACTCTCCAAGAGGAGGAACAAGCCAGCAAGCAGATTAACCCCAAGCGACCCCGCGCGCTGTAG